In Denticeps clupeoides chromosome 1, fDenClu1.1, whole genome shotgun sequence, a single window of DNA contains:
- the cnpy4 gene encoding protein canopy 4 codes for MRGAGRRKCRCGSLIQTELFKSEKQPNISTFQPKKMRLFLFCLLWAYSDAAANEEERLPNRCEVCKFLTVELQSALDKSSRSKEVLEVGEVLDSGKRRRKIKYNTSETRLTEAVDNICERILQYSVHAERPGSMRYAKGTSQTMATLKNLVHKGVKVELGLPYELWDEPSVEVSDMKRQCETMLEEYEEVVEDWYFHHQEEKLEQFLCEAHVLRSSEKECLKEVWKGDTGLKESTESEEIEDEEEEGKTHDASEL; via the exons ATGCGTGGCGCCGGGCGTCGAAAGTGCCGATGTGGCTCACTGATACAGACAgaactttttaaaagtgaaaaacagccaaacatttcaacatttcagccaaaaaaaatgCGTCTCTTTCTGTTCTGTCTGCTGTGGGCTTACAGTGACGCGGCGGCGAACGAGGAAGAAAGGCTGCCAAATCGATGCGAGG TGTGCAAGTTCCTGACGGTGGAGCTGCAGTCGGCGCTGGACAAGAGCAGCAGGTCCAAGGAGGTGCTGGAGGTGGGCGAGGTGCTGGACTCGGGGAAGCGCCGACGGAAGATCAAGTACAACACGTC GGAGACGCGTCTCACCGAGGCGGTCGATAACATCTGCGAACGCATCCTGCAGTACAGCGTCCACGCTGAGAGACCTGGTAGTATGAGATATGCAAAG GGAACAAGTCAGACCATGGCTACGCTGAAGAACTTGGTGCATAAGGGGGTTAAGGTGGAGCTGGGGTTGCCTTATGAACTTTGGGACGAGCCCTCCGTTGAGGTTTCAGACATGAAGAGACAG TGTGAGACCATGCTGGAGGAGTatgaggaggtggtggaggactGGTACTTCCACCATCAGGAGGAGAAACTGGAGCAATTCCTCTGTGAGGCGCACGTGCTGAGGAGCTCAGAGAAGG AATGCCTGAAGGAAGTGTGGAAAGGAGACACCGGGTTGAAAGAGAGCACTGAAAGTGAAGAAAtagaagatgaagaggaagaagggaaGACACACGATGCAAGCgaactttaa